A genomic window from Diorhabda sublineata isolate icDioSubl1.1 chromosome 8, icDioSubl1.1, whole genome shotgun sequence includes:
- the LOC130448334 gene encoding serine/threonine/tyrosine-interacting protein-like, whose translation MIDVTPQNFLQDEANITSVYNQRSFHLSRQIHVAKTMQEIIPGVYLGPFTAAQKTILIENGINYVICVRQDVEANVIKPQINDPTFAYLTLNIADNVTENIIRFFPKVKQFIDEALSNNCKVLVHSKQGNSRSATLVLAYIMEKFGLTSSEALQFVRTKRATVDPNEGFRAQLIEYEPIYKARQILANGETSQDCRSKRKCEQLTETVDYNLIQRPPSPVSDNHAEISVKVYEDFSDHLYRLLRGS comes from the exons ATGATCGATGTTACGCCGCAGAATTTCCTACAAGATGAG GCTAATATAACATCGGTATATAATCAACGATCTTTCCACTTATCTCGACAAATCCATGTTGCTAAAACCATGCAAGAAATTATTCCAGGAGTATATCTCGGCCCATTCACTGCTGCACAAAAAACCATTCTAATAGAGAACGGTATTAATTACGTTATATGTGTTCGCCAAGACGTTGAAGCAAATGTTATTAAACCACAAATAAATGATCCAACTTTTGCTTATCTTACTCTCAATATTGCTGATAACGTAACAGAGAATATTATTAGGTTTTTTCCAAAAGTGAAACAGTTCATTGATGAAGCTCTTTCAAATAATTGCAAAGTTTTGGTTCACAGCAAACAAGGAAATTCCAGGAGTGCCACGCTTGTGTTGGCTTACATAATGGAGAAATTTGGACTGACATCCAG tgaaGCTTTGCAGTTTGTAAGAACGAAACGAGCTACAGTTGACCCAAATGAAGGTTTCCGTGCACAACTAATAGAATATGAACCTATATACAAAGCTCGACAGATATTAGCTAATGGAGAAACGTCCCAGGATTGTAGATCTAAAAGAAAATGTGAACAGCTTACAGAAACTGTCGATTATAATCTTATTCAGAGGCCGCCAAGTCCGGTATCAGATAATCATGCAGAAATAAGTGTTAAAGTCTACGAAGACTTTTCTGATCACCTATATAGACTTCTAAGAGGCAGCTAA
- the LOC130448335 gene encoding N-alpha-acetyltransferase 20 — protein sequence MTTLRPFTCDDMYKFNNVNLDPLTETYGLSFYMQYLAHWPEYFQVAESPSGEIMGYIMGKAEGIGENWHGHVTALTVSSDFRRLGLAASLMNFLEEVSEKKRAYFVDLFVRVSNKVAIKMYNNLGYIVYRTVLEYYSGDPDEDAFDMRKACSRDVNQKSVIPLAHPVRPEEVD from the exons atgactacATTACGACCATTCACTTGTGACGATATGTATAAATTCAATAACGT aaatttagACCCTTTAACGGAAACTTACGGTCTTTCTTTTTATATGCAATATTTAGCGCATTGGCCAGAGTATTTCCAAGTTGCAGAATCACCGAGTGGAGAAATAATGGGTTACA TTATGGGAAAAGCTGAAGGTATCGGAGAAAATTGGCACGGACATGTTACAGCATTAACGGTATCTTCAGATTTCAGAAGATTAGGCTTGGCAGCTTCCCTAATGAACTTTTTAGAAGAAGTTTCTGAAAA aaaacGAGCTTATTTTGTGGATTTGTTTGTAAGAGTAAGCAACAAAGTTGCtattaaaatgtataataaCTTGGGGTATATTGTGTATAGGACAGTTTTGGAATACTACTCTGGTGATCCGGATGAAGATGCTTTTG ATATGCGAAAAGCTTGTTCTAGGGATGTCAATCAGAAATCGGTGATACCTTTGGCCCATCCAGTTAGACCTGAAGAAGTCGATTAA